The following are from one region of the Geoalkalibacter subterraneus genome:
- the nusB gene encoding transcription antitermination factor NusB → MVCAADTQNTPDQNSRPPRRTTDKRGARRVARELALKVLFDFQRGADVRQVLDQFWANFRFAEDELGEPLEEASLPVPFEIQSFAESLVTGVFSKLDRIDEILKQYSANWTLERMARVDRAILRIGIYELLYCPQVPASVVINEAIEIAKRFGSKETPGFVNGILDQVARLRETSS, encoded by the coding sequence ATGGTTTGTGCTGCTGATACCCAAAATACCCCGGATCAGAATTCCCGGCCCCCTCGACGGACTACGGACAAGCGCGGCGCGCGGCGTGTCGCGCGCGAGCTGGCGCTCAAAGTGCTCTTCGATTTTCAGCGGGGGGCTGATGTTCGCCAGGTTCTGGATCAGTTCTGGGCCAACTTTCGTTTTGCCGAGGATGAACTGGGTGAGCCCCTTGAAGAGGCATCGCTGCCGGTTCCGTTTGAGATCCAATCTTTTGCTGAAAGCCTGGTGACGGGAGTTTTCTCCAAACTGGATCGCATCGATGAGATCCTCAAGCAGTACTCCGCCAACTGGACTCTCGAGCGTATGGCTCGCGTCGATCGGGCGATCTTGCGCATCGGCATTTATGAACTGCTTTACTGCCCACAGGTGCCCGCCAGTGTCGTGATCAATGAAGCGATAGAGATCGCAAAGCGTTTCGGCAGCAAAGAGACCCCGGGATTTGTCAACGGGATTCTCGACCAGGTGGCCCGCTTGCGTGAAACGTCTTCGTAA
- the ribH gene encoding 6,7-dimethyl-8-ribityllumazine synthase yields MGNTIEGRLDASGLKIGLIVSRFNSFITDRLVEGAQDALVRHGAAEQDIDIIRAPGAFEIPLVAKKAAAAGRYDALICLGAVIRGSTPHFDYVSAEVSKGVAHVGLDAGLPVIFGVLTTDTIEQAIERAGTKAGNKGFEAAMSAIEMADLLKKL; encoded by the coding sequence ATGGGAAATACAATAGAAGGGCGCCTTGATGCCTCCGGACTTAAAATCGGTCTGATCGTCAGCCGCTTCAATAGCTTTATTACCGACCGTCTGGTCGAAGGGGCACAGGATGCCCTGGTGCGCCATGGGGCTGCCGAACAGGATATCGATATTATCCGCGCTCCCGGGGCGTTCGAGATCCCGCTGGTTGCCAAAAAAGCTGCTGCTGCCGGTCGTTACGACGCCCTGATCTGCCTGGGAGCCGTGATTCGCGGGTCTACCCCACACTTCGACTATGTCAGTGCCGAGGTGTCCAAAGGGGTTGCTCATGTTGGTCTTGATGCAGGGCTTCCCGTTATTTTCGGGGTCCTGACGACCGATACCATCGAGCAGGCTATCGAGCGTGCCGGAACCAAGGCCGGCAACAAAGGCTTTGAGGCGGCGATGAGTGCTATTGAAATGGCCGATCTTCTGAAGAAACTGTAA
- a CDS encoding homoserine dehydrogenase: MKEINVGLIGFGTIGTGVVHIFQQNADVMEQRLGARLNLKKIADLDVITDRGVTLDPSILTTDANEILHDPEIDMVIELVGGYEPARTFVMEAISQGKHIITANKALLALHGDEILAASEEKGVSVMFEAAVAGGIPVISPIKENLCANRFRTVLGILNGTCNYILTRMSQEGDDFADVLKDAQEAGFAEADPTFDIEGVDTAHKLAILTSLCFGTKVDFDSIYTEGISRLSSLDLQFARQFGYEIKLLAIGKIGYGKVEARVHPTMIPISHPLAEVHGVFNAVRLLGDFVGPVMLHGQGAGMEPTASAVMGDVMSVARDILHGSPLRTPAMGCSQKNFEDLPVRPMEELISQYYLRFGALDRPGVLAQISGILGNHDISISSMIQPDRQIGGTVSIVIMTHEAPEANIRAALAEIDELEVMREKSLFIRIENDLG, translated from the coding sequence ATGAAAGAGATTAATGTTGGATTGATCGGTTTCGGTACCATCGGGACCGGTGTCGTTCATATTTTTCAGCAAAACGCCGATGTCATGGAACAGCGCCTCGGCGCACGCCTGAATCTGAAGAAAATAGCCGATCTCGATGTGATCACAGACCGTGGCGTTACCCTTGATCCGTCAATTCTGACCACCGATGCCAACGAGATTCTGCACGACCCCGAGATCGATATGGTCATCGAACTGGTCGGCGGATATGAACCCGCGCGCACTTTCGTGATGGAAGCCATCAGCCAGGGCAAGCACATTATTACCGCCAACAAAGCCCTGCTCGCGCTGCACGGAGATGAAATCCTCGCCGCGTCTGAGGAGAAAGGCGTCAGTGTGATGTTCGAGGCGGCAGTGGCCGGCGGCATCCCCGTCATTTCTCCCATCAAGGAGAATCTGTGCGCCAATCGTTTCCGCACGGTGCTCGGCATTCTCAACGGAACCTGCAACTATATCCTGACCCGCATGAGTCAGGAAGGCGATGATTTCGCCGATGTTCTTAAGGATGCGCAGGAAGCCGGCTTTGCCGAGGCAGATCCAACCTTCGATATCGAGGGCGTGGACACGGCCCACAAGCTGGCCATTCTCACCTCTCTTTGCTTCGGGACCAAGGTTGACTTCGACAGCATCTACACCGAGGGTATTTCCCGCCTGAGCAGTCTCGACCTCCAGTTCGCGCGCCAGTTTGGCTATGAAATCAAACTTCTGGCGATCGGTAAGATCGGCTATGGCAAGGTCGAGGCACGCGTGCATCCGACAATGATTCCCATCAGCCACCCTCTGGCCGAGGTGCATGGTGTTTTCAATGCCGTACGGCTGCTCGGAGATTTTGTCGGGCCTGTCATGCTGCACGGGCAGGGCGCAGGTATGGAGCCTACCGCCAGTGCCGTGATGGGCGATGTCATGTCCGTCGCACGCGATATCCTCCATGGCAGCCCTCTGCGCACCCCGGCCATGGGCTGCTCGCAGAAGAATTTTGAGGATCTGCCGGTGCGGCCGATGGAGGAACTGATCAGCCAGTATTATCTTCGTTTCGGCGCCCTGGACCGCCCCGGCGTACTGGCCCAGATTTCCGGAATCCTCGGCAACCACGATATCAGCATCTCATCCATGATCCAGCCCGACCGTCAGATCGGCGGCACGGTCTCCATCGTGATCATGACCCATGAAGCACCGGAAGCCAACATTCGCGCCGCCCTTGCAGAGATCGACGAGCTTGAGGTCATGCGCGAGAAGAGCCTGTTCATCCGCATCGAGAACGACCTCGGGTAA
- a CDS encoding AMP-dependent synthetase/ligase has translation METIDQLIEQTCKRLAGKIALREKQDGAWIETSYEQLADQSERIGAGLLATGFEAGAPAAILAPPSSYWISAYLGILKAGGVVVPVDKELKTTEIRHVLTDCRARVLFAEPAFNDPLEELLPALADLEHIIYLRADRHQSRIESDRLEIQEDLDALVRTLSDLAQRYEIEEKDTEELQELLRKIEEGLPGAEQAGRQRKGRKKSLLPRIGKSDRGLSSKTIALSEFMHDDLCTESLRKADDPAMILYTSGTTGRSKGAILSHANVTSNIQAARSIFALNEDMRTLSFLPINHVYELVCGILLPLSVGGTVSFAESLKKLGSNLAEVKPTFLLGVPAVFEKLHARILKEINDKSVSRLLFRFSPTRSIVAKKVRRLLGDGTIFVSGGAALDPDTAAGMAQLGVDIYQGYGITETSPIVAAERPGHQKLGTVGLPLPGVEVRIESPNKEGVGEIWVKGSNVMQGYYNNERATQEVLTDGWYHTGDLGSIDEEGYLSIRGRVKNLIVTPNGKNVYPEEVENELTKSPFIAEAMVYGHKISPSAEDVHAIIVPDQENLDAHAHETDSFPLNEKDVEAIIREEVVKACRRLADFKRVRKFTLREEELPKTTTRKIKRFAVEAEIPASSFGTWEKNKHERKNRNKNKSS, from the coding sequence TTGGAAACCATCGACCAACTGATCGAACAGACCTGCAAGCGGCTTGCGGGGAAAATAGCCCTGCGCGAAAAGCAGGACGGCGCCTGGATTGAAACATCCTATGAGCAGCTCGCAGATCAGTCCGAACGTATTGGCGCCGGCCTGTTGGCCACAGGGTTTGAAGCGGGAGCCCCTGCCGCTATCCTGGCCCCCCCGTCAAGCTACTGGATCAGCGCTTATCTCGGCATTCTCAAAGCCGGCGGAGTTGTCGTCCCCGTCGACAAGGAACTCAAAACCACCGAAATCAGGCATGTTCTGACAGACTGCCGGGCCCGGGTGCTGTTTGCCGAGCCTGCCTTCAACGACCCCCTGGAAGAACTGCTGCCGGCCCTTGCTGACCTTGAGCACATTATCTACCTGCGAGCGGACCGCCACCAATCCAGAATCGAAAGCGACCGGCTCGAAATCCAGGAGGATCTCGATGCCCTGGTTCGCACCCTCTCGGACCTGGCCCAACGTTACGAAATCGAGGAGAAAGACACCGAGGAACTGCAGGAGTTGCTGCGCAAAATCGAAGAAGGCCTTCCCGGTGCGGAGCAGGCCGGCCGGCAACGCAAAGGACGCAAAAAGTCCCTTTTGCCTCGCATCGGTAAATCCGATCGTGGTCTGTCGTCGAAGACCATTGCCCTGTCTGAATTCATGCACGATGACCTTTGCACCGAATCGTTGCGCAAGGCGGATGATCCCGCCATGATTCTTTATACCTCAGGCACGACCGGGCGTTCCAAGGGAGCGATCCTCAGCCACGCCAACGTCACCTCCAACATACAGGCGGCAAGAAGCATCTTTGCCCTCAATGAGGATATGCGCACCCTCTCCTTTCTGCCCATCAATCATGTTTATGAGCTGGTGTGCGGAATTCTTCTGCCGCTCTCTGTCGGCGGCACGGTCTCTTTTGCCGAAAGCCTTAAAAAACTCGGCAGCAATCTGGCAGAGGTCAAACCGACATTTTTGCTTGGCGTTCCAGCGGTGTTTGAAAAACTTCACGCCCGCATTCTCAAAGAAATCAACGACAAATCGGTTTCCCGCCTGCTGTTCCGGTTTTCCCCTACCCGCTCCATTGTCGCAAAAAAGGTTCGCCGCCTGCTGGGTGACGGTACGATTTTCGTCAGTGGCGGGGCAGCGCTCGATCCGGACACAGCTGCCGGCATGGCGCAGCTCGGCGTCGACATCTACCAGGGATACGGCATTACCGAAACCTCCCCCATTGTAGCGGCAGAACGACCGGGACATCAGAAGCTCGGCACAGTCGGCCTCCCCCTGCCCGGGGTCGAAGTCCGCATCGAATCGCCGAACAAGGAAGGGGTTGGAGAGATATGGGTCAAAGGCTCCAATGTCATGCAGGGCTACTACAACAACGAGCGTGCCACCCAGGAGGTTCTGACCGATGGATGGTATCACACCGGGGACCTGGGAAGTATCGATGAGGAAGGCTATCTGTCGATCCGCGGACGGGTTAAAAACCTGATCGTTACCCCCAACGGTAAAAACGTCTATCCGGAAGAAGTGGAAAACGAACTGACCAAGAGCCCGTTCATCGCCGAAGCGATGGTCTACGGACACAAAATTTCACCTTCAGCCGAAGATGTGCATGCCATCATCGTTCCTGACCAGGAAAACCTTGACGCTCATGCCCATGAAACGGACAGCTTCCCACTGAACGAAAAGGACGTCGAAGCCATCATCCGCGAGGAGGTGGTCAAAGCCTGCCGGCGCCTGGCGGACTTCAAGCGGGTGAGAAAATTCACCCTGCGCGAAGAAGAGCTGCCTAAAACAACCACCCGCAAGATTAAACGCTTCGCCGTTGAGGCCGAAATCCCTGCCTCCTCTTTCGGGACTTGGGAGAAAAACAAGCACGAGCGCAAAAACAGAAACAAGAACAAATCGTCATAA